A genomic window from Daphnia magna isolate NIES linkage group LG9, ASM2063170v1.1, whole genome shotgun sequence includes:
- the LOC116930890 gene encoding sucrase-isomaltase, intestinal, whose product MAPSASTKKKRAIFIGIGVTLMLVVIIVPISIELSQEKNEPRSTINNRIECFPFKNMTSDTCTKAGCLWEVVSGQPSCFLPDTSVYGYEVNGPVTNIPNNKGFSVDLRRRRSADGTPLFSLYGNDVDEITFEVNYHTDNSLGMAFYPKGANRDQLRPPVAITVPSATITNQRYEAKLVNTGIGEPFNFQIIRKSSGVVIFDTSMGGLTVSKQFLMISTTLPSEYLYGFGENTHDTFLHDMNYRMWPIFTRDISPIDEDVNLYGAHPFYMVCENDGSSHGVFFYNSHSIDVTTMPNPGITLRTIGGMLEFFVFLGPEPESVVKQYSDVIGRTFMPPYFALGFQLSRWGYKNTGEIQQVIDRTRAVQIPHDIQYADIDYMDGRRDFTIDPVNFRDLPALVDEVKKGGLRFVIILDPAIANDYATYERGVALSVYAEWANETLKPDDQPTENNIIIGNVWPDNKTAFPDFFRDSTKQWWTEEIRLFYERLKFDALWIDMNEVANFDTNQYSDKLYCPPNQWDDPPYETMAAHTGPTNRLSDKTICMVAKFGEKNDERLNYEVHNLYGYSQSIVTQEAARQVLTGKRSMILSRSTFAGSGKYTGHWLGDNFSNWKNMADSIIGMMEFNMFGMPYIGADICGFVLNTTEELCERWMEIGAFYPFSRNHNVKDAIDQDPGVWPDSVAASGRKALNIRYRLLPYLYTLFYDSHTTGSTVVRPLYHEFSQDRKARSIDKQFMWGPALLISPVLQEGKVSVDVYIPEDVWYDYYTGIRVTVLGSTTLSAPRDHINLHLRGGYILPAQKPDLNTMLSRQNNFELLVPLNDQNSASGKMFWDDGESVNTIEDGLYQINKFELSNNVLTITVEKESASSWPGIVQKLDTIEFMGWPSPPLKITVQSNVAEDIIIIDSDKYFYVAESKRLTLLYEFDMNQSYTVKFE is encoded by the exons ATGGCGCCATCAGCATCGACCAAGAAGAAGCGGGCCATCTTTATCGGGATTGGTGTCACGCTGATGCTAGTTGTCATCATCGTTCCCATTTCAATTGAACTGTCGCAGGAGAAAAATGAGCCTCGATCGACAATCAACAATCGCATTGAATGTTTCCCTTTCA AAAATATGACGTCGGACACGTGCACGAAAGCCGGCTGTCTCTGGGAAGTGGTAAGCGGACAACCATCCTGTTTTCTTCCTGACACGAGCGTCTACGGTTACGAG gttaaTGGACCCGTAACTAATATTCCCAATAATAAAGGTTTCAGCGTCGACTTGCGACGACGTCGATCAGCTGACGGTACACCGCTGTTTTCGCTCTACGGAAACGATGTAGATGAAATCACTTTCGAAGTCAATTATCATACGGATAATTCACTTGGAATGGCG TTTTATCCTAAAGGAGCGAATCGAGATCAACTCCGACCGCCTGTCGCCATTACGGTGCCCTCAGCTACGATAACTAACCAACGCTACGAAGCCAAACTTGTCAACACCGGCATCGGAGAACCATTTAACTTTCAAATCATCCGCAAAAGCTCCGGAGTTGTCAT TTTCGATACTTCGATGGGAGGCCTGACAGTGTCCAAACAATTCCTTATG ATCAGCACCACATTGCCGTCCGAATATCTTTACGGATTTGGGGAAAATACCCACGACACTTTCCTTCACGATATGAACTACAGGATGTGGCCCATTTTCACACGTGATATTTCGCCAATTGAT GAAGATGTCAATCTCTACGGTGCCCATCCGTTTTACATGGTGTGCGAAAACGACGGATCCTCCCACGGAGTTTTCTTTTACAACAGCCACTCTATCG ATGTGACTACCATGCCCAATCCGGGTATCACGTTGCGCACCATCGGTGGCATGTTGgagttcttcgttttcctcgGACCCGAGCCAGAGTCGGTTGTGAAACAGTACAGCGATGTCATCGGACGTACTTTCATGCCTCCTTACTTTGCGCTAGGCTTCCAGCTCAGCCGTTGGGGATACAAAAATACTGGAGAGATTCAACAAGTCATTGACCGCACCCGAGCGGTGCAAATCCCtcat GATATTCAATATGCAGATATCGACTACATGGATGGACGGAGAGATTTCACAATCGATCCGGTCAATTTTAGGGATCTACCCGCGCTGGTAGACGAAGTGAAAAAAGGTGGACTAAGATTTGTTATCATCCTGGATCCGGCCATTGCTAACGATTACGCGACTTACGAGCGAGGCGTGGCATTATCGGTTTATGCGGAGTGGGCAAATGAGACTCTCAAACCGGATGACCAACCCACCGAAAATAACATCATCATCGGAAac GTTTGGCCAGACAATAAGACTGCATTTCCAGACTTTTTTAGGGATTCTACCAAACAATGGTGGACAGAAGAAATTCGACTTTTCTACGAGCGCCTCAAGTTTGATGCTTTATGGATC GACATGAATGAAGTCGCTAATTTTGACACCAACCAGTACAGCGATAAATTGTACTGCCCGCCAAACCAATGGGACGACCCACCTTATGAAACCA TGGCTGCCCACACTGGACCAACAAACAGACTCTCGGACAAAACCATCTGCATGGTGGCCAAATTCGGAGAGAAAAATGATGAACGACTTAACTACGAAGTTCACAATTTGTACGGCTATTCGCAATCAATCGTCACTCAAGA GGCGGCGCGCCAAGTCTTGACTGGAAAACGATCCATGATTCTTTCGCGATCCACATTCGCCGGAAGCGGCAAATATACCGGTCACTGGCTGGGCGACAATTTTTCAAACTGGAAAAACATGGCCGACTCCATCATCG GCATGATGGAATTCAACATGTTCGGAATGCCATACATCGGCGCTGACATTTGCGGATTCGTTTTAAACACGACGGAAGAACTGTGCGAACGGTGGATGGAGATCGGTGCCTTCTACCCGTTTTCCAGAAACCACAACGTCAAAGACGCTATCGATCAAGATCCTGGAGTATGGCCAGACTCGGTGGCTGCATCCGGCCGTAAGGCGCTCAACATCCGCTATCGCCTCCTGCCCTACCTGTACACCCTTTTCTACGACAGTCACACAACAGGATCCACCGTCGTCCGACCTCTCTACCACGA GTTTTCCCAAGATAGAAAAGCTCGTTCAATCGACAAGCAATTCATGTGGGGACCTGCGCTTTTAATTTCACCTGTACTTCAAGAAGGAAAAGTATCTGTCGATGTCTACATTCCCGAGGACGTATGGTACGACTATTACACC ggaattcgAGTAACAGTTCTCGGCAGTACAACCCTCTCCGCTCCTAGGGATCACATTAATTTGCATTTGCGCGGTGGCTATATTTTACCTGCTCAGAAACCCGATCTCAACACAATGCTCAG CCGGCAAAACAATTTCGAACTGCTGGTGCCACTAAACGATCAAAACTCGGCCAGCGGCAAAATGTTTTGGGATGACGGAGAAAGCGTCAACACGATCGAAGACGGCCTCTATCAAATCAACAAATTCGAACTGAGCAAC AATGTTTTGACGATCACGGTGGAAAAGGAATCCGCTTCCAGCTGGCCGGGCATCGTTCAAAAGCTGGACACAATCGAATTCATGGGTTGGCCCAGCCCACCGTTGAAAATTACGGTGCAAAGCAACGTAGCTGAAGACATTATCATCATCGATTCAGATAAATACTTTTATGTTGCCGAGTCAAAGAGGCTTACGCTGCTGTATGAGTTCGACATGAATCAATCTTATACTGTCAAATTTGAATAG